A genomic region of Xanthomonas fragariae contains the following coding sequences:
- a CDS encoding NAD kinase has protein sequence MTAPPRIAFLASPAEPAVAARARLVQRYGDHSLDTADIVCALGGDGFMLQTLHRHGAADKPVFGMKLGSVGFLMNQYRDDQDDLLARLQRAGPAHLRPLEMLVLTESGASAGSLAYNEVSLLRQTRQAAHLSVNLNGQTRIAELIGDGVMVATPAGSTAYNYSAHGPILPLGSYTLALTPIAPYRPRRWRGAILKADTEVRFRVLDPYKRPVSVTADSHEIRDVVEVTIRESTERQVTLLFDPEHNLEERIFSEQFAV, from the coding sequence ATGACCGCACCGCCTCGCATCGCCTTTCTCGCCAGTCCCGCCGAGCCGGCAGTGGCCGCGCGCGCGCGCCTTGTGCAGCGCTACGGCGATCATTCGCTGGACACCGCCGACATCGTCTGCGCCCTGGGTGGGGACGGGTTCATGCTGCAGACCCTGCATCGGCATGGTGCCGCCGATAAGCCGGTGTTCGGCATGAAGCTGGGCTCGGTCGGGTTTCTGATGAACCAGTACCGCGACGATCAAGACGACTTGCTCGCGCGCCTGCAACGTGCAGGCCCGGCCCATCTGCGCCCGCTGGAAATGCTGGTGCTGACCGAATCCGGCGCCAGTGCCGGTTCGTTGGCCTACAACGAGGTCTCACTGTTGCGGCAGACCCGTCAGGCCGCGCATCTGAGCGTGAATCTCAACGGCCAGACCCGCATCGCCGAGCTGATTGGCGACGGCGTGATGGTCGCCACGCCGGCCGGCAGCACCGCCTACAACTACTCCGCGCACGGACCGATTTTGCCGCTGGGCTCGTATACCTTGGCGCTGACGCCGATCGCACCGTATCGCCCGCGTCGCTGGCGTGGTGCCATCCTCAAGGCCGATACAGAAGTGCGCTTCCGCGTGTTGGACCCATACAAGCGCCCGGTCAGTGTCACCGCCGATTCGCACGAAATCCGCGACGTGGTCGAAGTGACCATTCGCGAGTCCACCGAACGTCAGGTCACGCTGTTGTTCGACCCCGAACACAATTTGGAAGAGCGCATTTTCAGCGAACAGTTTGCCGTGTGA
- the sbcB gene encoding exodeoxyribonuclease I: MAESFLFYDLETFGQDPRRTRIAQFAAVRTDAQLHVIEEPISFFVQPADDLLPSPYATMVTGITPQHALREGVTEAEAFARIAEQMSRPQTCTLGYNSIRFDDEFVRCGLFRNFYDPYEREWRGGNSRWDLLDVLRLVHALRPDGIVWPQREDGATSFKLEHLADANGVREGDAHEALSDVYATIGLARKFQQCQPKLWEYALRLRDKRFAATLLGVIAMQPVLHISQRYPASRLCAAAVLPLTRHPRIDSRVIVFDLDGDPEVLLRLSPDEIVDRLYIRASDLPEGEQRIALKEVHLNKSPALVAWQHLRAPDFARLGIDHEVVLAKAARLRDLGPELAEKVRQVYGNERAAAAAVNDADASLYDGFLAEGDKRLLAQVRASAPAELGALESRFRDPRLIELLFRYRARNWPQTLSFEEQERWNVYRRQRLLEDRGLGEVTLDQFQAQIADLRLAHSADATKQALLDQLAAWGWELQRTL, from the coding sequence ATGGCTGAAAGCTTTCTCTTTTACGACCTGGAAACCTTCGGGCAGGATCCGCGTCGCACGCGCATCGCGCAGTTCGCCGCCGTGCGCACCGATGCGCAACTGCATGTGATCGAAGAACCGATCAGTTTCTTCGTGCAGCCGGCCGACGATCTGCTGCCCTCCCCTTACGCGACCATGGTCACCGGTATCACCCCGCAACACGCGCTGCGCGAAGGCGTCACCGAGGCCGAAGCCTTCGCCCGTATCGCCGAGCAAATGAGCCGCCCGCAGACCTGCACGCTGGGCTACAACTCGATCCGCTTCGACGACGAGTTCGTGCGCTGCGGCCTGTTCCGCAATTTCTACGACCCGTACGAGCGCGAGTGGCGCGGCGGCAATTCGCGCTGGGATCTGCTGGACGTTTTGCGGCTGGTGCATGCCCTGCGCCCGGATGGCATCGTCTGGCCGCAGCGCGAAGACGGCGCCACTTCGTTCAAGCTCGAACACCTGGCCGATGCCAACGGCGTGCGCGAAGGCGATGCGCACGAGGCGTTGTCTGACGTATACGCCACCATCGGCCTGGCGCGCAAATTTCAGCAATGTCAGCCGAAATTGTGGGAATACGCGCTGCGTCTGCGCGACAAGCGTTTTGCTGCAACGTTGCTGGGCGTCATCGCGATGCAGCCGGTGCTGCATATCTCGCAGCGCTACCCCGCATCGCGCCTGTGCGCAGCGGCAGTGCTGCCGTTGACGCGCCATCCGCGCATCGACAGCCGCGTCATCGTGTTCGATCTGGACGGCGATCCGGAGGTGCTGTTGCGCTTGAGCCCGGACGAAATCGTCGACCGGCTGTATATCCGCGCCAGCGATCTGCCCGAAGGCGAGCAACGCATTGCGCTCAAAGAAGTGCACTTGAACAAGTCGCCGGCACTTGTGGCTTGGCAGCATCTGCGCGCACCGGATTTTGCGCGCCTGGGCATCGACCACGAGGTGGTGCTGGCAAAAGCCGCGCGTCTGCGCGACCTCGGCCCTGAACTGGCCGAGAAAGTGCGCCAGGTGTACGGCAATGAGCGCGCCGCTGCGGCGGCGGTCAACGATGCCGATGCCTCGCTCTACGACGGCTTCCTGGCCGAAGGCGACAAGCGCTTGCTTGCGCAGGTCCGCGCCAGCGCGCCGGCCGAACTGGGCGCGCTGGAATCGCGCTTTCGCGACCCGCGCTTGATCGAATTGCTGTTCCGCTACCGCGCGCGCAACTGGCCGCAGACACTATCGTTCGAGGAGCAGGAACGCTGGAATGTGTACCGCCGCCAGCGTCTGCTCGAAGACCGCGGCCTGGGCGAAGTAACGCTCGATCAATTCCAGGCGCAGATTGCGGATTTACGGCTTGCTCACTCCGCCGATGCTACCAAACAAGCCCTGCTTGATCAGCTCGCCGCCTGGGGTTGGGAGCTCCAACGCACGCTATGA
- a CDS encoding SAM-dependent methyltransferase: protein MKIQNELVDQATSPDLNRLISHGTGAEQDYAALLESIKARLREAGDLPDATVDQQIRLLKELSAFELGRFLIANRGLNAYWTHQLVTYRPGTVPQGSVPDLEYTFYEKLPAVLATRERFGIFRQQLQALLRPGLTLASVPCGWMGELLLLDYAQHPDTTLIGIDLDPMALEGAAQLAAERGLAERLSLHRADAWAPGLKASVDVLTSNGLNIYEPDDARVTALYRGFFEMVKPGGSLVTSFLTPPAALSDQSPSASTQIDQETLSLQYLIFVRLIDAKWSAFRTHAQTLQQLEDAGFSDIRFIDDRTCMFPTVIAQKPL, encoded by the coding sequence ATGAAAATTCAAAACGAACTCGTGGACCAGGCCACTTCTCCTGACCTTAATCGACTGATTTCCCATGGCACCGGTGCCGAGCAGGACTACGCTGCGTTACTGGAATCCATTAAGGCACGTCTGCGTGAGGCCGGCGACCTTCCCGATGCGACGGTCGACCAGCAAATTCGCTTGCTCAAAGAATTGTCGGCTTTCGAGCTTGGCCGGTTCCTGATCGCCAATCGTGGATTGAACGCGTACTGGACACATCAGTTGGTGACCTACCGCCCTGGAACTGTGCCGCAAGGGTCGGTTCCGGATCTTGAATATACCTTCTACGAGAAACTACCGGCGGTGCTCGCAACCCGCGAGCGTTTCGGGATTTTCCGCCAGCAACTGCAAGCGTTGCTACGGCCTGGCCTGACCCTGGCATCGGTTCCTTGCGGATGGATGGGGGAATTGTTGCTGCTCGATTATGCGCAGCATCCGGATACCACGTTGATAGGCATCGATCTGGATCCAATGGCGCTGGAGGGAGCGGCCCAACTCGCGGCAGAACGCGGACTGGCCGAGCGGTTGTCGCTGCATCGCGCCGACGCATGGGCTCCTGGCCTGAAAGCCAGCGTCGATGTGTTGACCAGCAATGGTCTCAATATCTATGAACCCGACGATGCGCGCGTGACTGCACTGTATCGCGGGTTTTTCGAGATGGTGAAGCCTGGGGGCTCGCTGGTTACCAGTTTCCTGACTCCACCAGCAGCGTTGTCGGATCAATCGCCGTCGGCGTCAACGCAAATCGATCAGGAAACGTTGTCGCTTCAATATCTCATATTCGTGCGCCTGATCGATGCGAAATGGAGCGCATTTCGAACCCATGCGCAGACGTTGCAGCAACTGGAGGATGCCGGTTTTTCCGACATCCGGTTCATCGATGATCGCACCTGCATGTTTCCGACCGTCATTGCGCAAAAGCCCCTTTGA
- a CDS encoding 5'-nucleotidase: MTDNPPRLLTVAVTSRALFDLEEGHALFEADGVEAYSAFQREHEDDILEPGVAFPVVRKLLALNHDVPEESPRVEVILLSRNSADTGLRIFNSIQHYNLGIVRATFTSGEPTWPYVKPFGTDLLLSANPESVRRALTHGIAAATIMPRAPGERAEAAAAIVDSHESRLSTQLRIAFDGDAVIFGDESERISREHGVEAFGRHERERAREPLSVGPFRNFLRALHTLQAAFPPGEASPIRTALVTARSAPAHERVIRTLREWGVRLDEALFLGGRHKGPFLEAFGADIFFDDSQHNIDSARQHQHVAAGHVPHGVANDPPNR, encoded by the coding sequence ATGACTGACAACCCGCCAAGGTTATTGACCGTCGCGGTGACCTCGCGCGCCCTGTTCGATCTTGAAGAAGGCCATGCGCTGTTCGAGGCCGATGGGGTGGAGGCATATTCGGCGTTTCAGCGCGAGCACGAAGACGACATTCTCGAGCCCGGCGTGGCATTCCCGGTGGTGCGCAAGCTGTTGGCACTCAACCACGATGTGCCCGAAGAGAGCCCGCGTGTGGAAGTGATTCTGCTGTCGCGCAATTCCGCCGATACCGGCTTGCGTATTTTCAATTCGATCCAGCACTACAACCTGGGCATCGTGCGTGCCACCTTCACTTCAGGCGAGCCGACCTGGCCGTACGTGAAGCCGTTCGGCACCGATCTGTTGCTGTCGGCCAATCCGGAGTCGGTGCGCCGCGCGCTCACGCATGGCATCGCGGCGGCGACCATCATGCCGCGCGCACCGGGCGAACGCGCTGAGGCTGCAGCGGCGATCGTTGACAGCCACGAAAGCCGCTTGTCCACACAGCTGCGCATTGCCTTCGACGGCGACGCGGTGATCTTCGGTGACGAGAGCGAACGCATCTCGCGCGAGCATGGCGTGGAGGCGTTCGGACGCCACGAGCGCGAGCGTGCACGCGAGCCGTTGTCGGTGGGGCCGTTCCGCAATTTCCTCCGGGCGTTGCACACGCTGCAGGCGGCATTCCCGCCCGGCGAGGCCTCGCCGATTCGCACCGCGCTGGTCACCGCGCGTTCGGCACCGGCGCATGAGCGGGTGATCCGCACCTTGCGCGAATGGGGTGTGCGTCTGGATGAGGCATTGTTCCTCGGCGGCCGGCACAAGGGGCCGTTTCTGGAAGCCTTCGGCGCGGACATCTTCTTTGACGATTCGCAGCACAACATCGACAGTGCGCGCCAACATCAGCATGTAGCGGCCGGTCATGTGCCGCATGGCGTGGCCAATGATCCGCCAAACAGATGA
- a CDS encoding IS5 family transposase, with product MQLTFGDAEGLGKRKQTRREIFLAEMEQVVPWRHLLGLIAPHYPVSGRPGRQPYALATMLRIHLLQQWYALSDPAMEEALHEIRTLRRFARLVGLDNVPDETTILNFRRLLETHGLAARMLEAVNADLVRKGQSLRSGTIVDATLIAAPSSTKNTDRARDPEMHQTKKGNQWYFGMKAHIGVDEFSGLVHYVRCTAANVADVTVTHALLHGKEDSVFGDSGYTGADKREELQTCKAGFFIAAKRSTIQAIGNKRERRQEERWEYFKASVRAKVEHPFRVIKRQFGYTKVRYRGLAKNTAHVLTLFALSNLWMVRRQLLPARG from the coding sequence ATGCAACTGACGTTCGGTGACGCTGAAGGTTTGGGCAAGCGCAAGCAGACTCGCCGCGAGATCTTCCTGGCCGAGATGGAGCAGGTGGTTCCGTGGAGGCATTTGCTCGGACTGATCGCGCCGCACTATCCGGTGTCGGGGCGGCCTGGTCGACAGCCGTACGCACTGGCGACGATGTTGCGGATTCATTTGCTGCAGCAGTGGTATGCGTTGAGCGATCCGGCGATGGAAGAAGCGTTGCACGAGATCCGGACCTTGCGCCGTTTTGCCCGGCTCGTCGGTTTGGACAATGTTCCCGACGAGACCACGATTCTCAACTTTCGCCGCTTGCTGGAAACCCATGGCCTTGCAGCGCGGATGCTGGAGGCCGTCAACGCGGATCTGGTGCGCAAGGGTCAGAGCCTGCGGTCCGGCACGATCGTCGATGCAACCCTGATCGCTGCGCCCAGTTCGACCAAGAACACCGACCGCGCGCGCGACCCTGAAATGCATCAGACCAAGAAAGGCAATCAGTGGTATTTCGGGATGAAGGCACACATCGGCGTGGATGAGTTTTCCGGGCTGGTGCACTACGTCCGTTGTACGGCTGCCAATGTGGCCGATGTCACGGTGACCCACGCATTGCTGCACGGCAAAGAAGACAGTGTGTTCGGCGACAGCGGCTACACCGGTGCGGACAAACGCGAAGAACTGCAGACCTGCAAGGCTGGTTTTTTCATTGCCGCCAAGCGTTCGACGATTCAAGCCATTGGCAACAAACGCGAGCGCCGCCAGGAAGAACGTTGGGAATACTTCAAAGCAAGTGTGCGTGCGAAGGTGGAGCATCCATTCCGCGTGATCAAACGCCAGTTTGGCTACACCAAGGTCCGCTATCGCGGCTTGGCCAAGAACACCGCGCATGTGCTGACCCTGTTCGCACTATCCAATCTGTGGATGGTGCGCCGGCAGTTGCTGCCGGCCAGGGGATAA
- the rlmKL gene encoding bifunctional 23S rRNA (guanine(2069)-N(7))-methyltransferase RlmK/23S rRNA (guanine(2445)-N(2))-methyltransferase RlmL, whose amino-acid sequence MKFFASCAKGLEYLLADELLSLGVSKATATISGVNVEGELCDALRAVMWSRLASRVLWPLTEFDCPDEDALYAGVAELPWHEHLSVGHTLSVDAHVSGTAITHARYAAQRIKDAVVDTMRRQGLERPSVDVESPDLRLNLSLRKGRATISVDLGGGPLHRRGWRMAQNEAPLKENLAAAVLLRAGWPRAYANGGGLLDPMCGSGTLLIEGALMAANVAPGLQRYGSDIPSCWRGFDRESWQQLVSEARERDSLGRAALKQVIHGSDMDPHAIRAAKENAQVAGVAEAIWFGVREVGDLQTPPQATGVVVCNPPYDERLAADAALYRRLGDALQRTVPQWRASLLCGNAELSYATGLRAGKKYQLFNGAIECALIVCDPIAVPRRTPLAAPIALSEGAQMVANRVRKNLQKFKKWRAREGIECFRAYDADLPEYSAAIDVYQEADGARRVFVHVQEYAAPATIPEADVRRRLTELLAATREVFEVPAEQVALKSRERGKGGSKYGRFEQRNEFINVREHGALLRVNLFDYLDTGLFLDHRPLRGTIATQSKGRRLLNLFCYTGVASVEAAVAGATSTTSVDLSGTYLQWCADNMALNGQAGVRHTLVQADALAWLQAERAHFDVIFCDPPTFSNSARAEDFDIQREHVRLLRLAVARLAPGGVLYFSNNFRRFKLDEEMLAEFAHCEEISPRTIDPDFERHARIHRAWRLTA is encoded by the coding sequence GTGAAATTCTTCGCATCCTGTGCCAAGGGCCTGGAATACCTGCTTGCCGACGAGCTGCTGTCGCTCGGTGTCAGCAAGGCCACCGCCACCATCTCCGGCGTTAACGTCGAAGGCGAATTATGCGATGCGCTGCGCGCGGTCATGTGGTCGCGCCTGGCCAGCCGCGTGCTGTGGCCGCTGACCGAGTTCGATTGCCCGGACGAGGATGCGCTGTACGCGGGTGTCGCTGAACTGCCGTGGCACGAGCACCTGTCTGTCGGCCACACGCTGTCGGTGGACGCGCATGTCTCCGGTACCGCGATCACGCACGCCCGTTACGCGGCGCAGCGCATCAAGGACGCCGTGGTCGACACCATGCGCCGGCAGGGGCTGGAACGCCCCTCGGTAGACGTGGAGAGTCCGGACCTGCGTCTGAACTTGTCGCTGCGCAAAGGCCGCGCCACCATCTCGGTGGATCTGGGCGGTGGCCCGCTGCATCGGCGCGGCTGGCGCATGGCGCAGAACGAGGCGCCGTTGAAGGAAAACCTGGCCGCAGCCGTACTGCTGCGCGCCGGCTGGCCGCGCGCTTACGCCAATGGCGGTGGCCTGCTGGATCCGATGTGCGGCAGCGGCACCTTGTTGATCGAAGGTGCGTTGATGGCCGCCAATGTCGCGCCCGGTCTGCAGCGCTACGGCAGCGATATCCCCAGCTGCTGGCGCGGCTTCGACCGCGAGAGCTGGCAGCAATTGGTGAGCGAAGCGCGCGAACGCGATAGCCTCGGCCGCGCTGCGCTCAAGCAGGTCATCCACGGCAGCGACATGGACCCGCACGCGATCCGCGCGGCCAAGGAAAACGCCCAGGTGGCCGGGGTGGCCGAGGCGATCTGGTTCGGCGTGCGCGAGGTGGGCGATCTGCAGACCCCACCGCAGGCTACGGGCGTGGTGGTGTGCAATCCACCCTACGACGAGCGCCTGGCGGCCGATGCAGCGCTGTATCGCCGCCTGGGCGATGCCTTGCAGCGCACCGTGCCGCAGTGGCGGGCCAGCCTGTTGTGCGGCAATGCCGAATTGTCCTATGCAACGGGCCTGCGTGCGGGCAAGAAATACCAGTTGTTTAATGGTGCGATTGAGTGTGCGTTGATCGTCTGCGACCCGATCGCGGTGCCGCGCCGCACCCCATTGGCCGCGCCGATCGCGCTCAGCGAAGGCGCGCAGATGGTCGCCAACCGCGTGCGCAAGAATCTGCAGAAATTCAAGAAATGGCGCGCGCGCGAAGGCATCGAATGCTTCCGAGCCTATGACGCCGATCTGCCGGAATATTCCGCCGCCATCGACGTGTATCAGGAAGCCGACGGCGCGCGTCGGGTGTTTGTGCATGTGCAGGAGTACGCCGCGCCAGCGACGATTCCGGAAGCCGATGTGCGCCGCCGTCTTACCGAATTGCTGGCCGCCACACGCGAGGTGTTTGAGGTGCCGGCCGAGCAGGTTGCGCTGAAATCGCGCGAGCGTGGCAAGGGCGGCAGCAAGTACGGCCGCTTCGAGCAGCGCAACGAGTTCATCAACGTGCGCGAGCACGGTGCGTTGCTGCGGGTGAACCTGTTCGATTATCTGGACACCGGGCTGTTCCTGGACCACCGCCCACTGCGCGGCACCATCGCCACGCAGTCCAAGGGGCGGCGCTTGCTCAATCTGTTCTGCTACACCGGCGTGGCCAGCGTGGAAGCGGCGGTGGCCGGTGCGACCTCCACCACCAGCGTGGATCTGTCCGGCACCTATTTGCAGTGGTGCGCCGACAACATGGCCTTGAACGGCCAAGCCGGCGTGCGCCACACGCTCGTGCAAGCTGATGCATTGGCCTGGCTGCAAGCCGAGCGCGCGCACTTTGACGTGATCTTCTGCGACCCGCCGACCTTCTCCAACTCTGCGCGCGCGGAAGACTTCGATATCCAGCGCGAGCACGTTCGCTTGTTGCGCCTGGCAGTTGCGCGTCTGGCACCGGGTGGCGTGTTGTACTTCTCCAACAACTTCCGTCGCTTCAAGCTGGATGAGGAAATGCTGGCCGAGTTCGCGCACTGCGAGGAAATCAGTCCGCGCACCATCGACCCGGATTTCGAGCGGCATGCGCGTATCCACCGTGCGTGGCGGTTGACGGCTTGA
- the kynU gene encoding kynureninase, whose translation MIDPLSRSHAAALDVADPLRSLRDDFVFPQHGDQEQTYLVGHSLGLQPRATRAMVAEVLDQWGALGVEGHFTGPTQWLTYHQLVRDCLARVVGALPGEVVAMNALSVNLHLMMVSFYRPTPQRGAILIEAGAFPSDRHAVESQLRLHGLDPATHLIEVDADEPNGTLSMAAITDAIAQHGPRLALVLWPGVQYRTGQAFDLGEIVRLARAQGAAVGLDLAHAVGNLPLTLHDDGVDFAVWCHYKYLNAGPGAVGGCFVHQRHAHSDLPRMAGWWGHAQQTRFRMDPQFVPSPGAEGWQLSNPPVLALAPLRASLELFDHAGMAALRTKSEQLTGYLEQLIHARVPQVLQIVTPAEPSQRGCQLSLRVAGGGAQGRSLFEYLHSVGVLGDWREPDVIRIAPVPLYNRFCDLHQFVEHVETWAAA comes from the coding sequence ATGATCGACCCTCTGTCCCGCTCCCATGCCGCTGCGCTGGATGTCGCCGACCCGCTGCGCAGCCTGCGCGATGACTTCGTGTTCCCGCAGCATGGCGACCAGGAGCAGACCTATCTCGTCGGCCATTCGCTCGGCCTGCAACCGCGCGCCACGCGCGCGATGGTCGCCGAGGTGCTCGACCAATGGGGCGCACTTGGGGTGGAAGGTCACTTTACCGGACCCACACAATGGCTGACCTATCACCAACTGGTGCGCGACTGCTTGGCACGCGTGGTCGGCGCACTGCCAGGCGAAGTGGTGGCAATGAACGCGCTAAGCGTCAATCTGCACCTGATGATGGTCAGCTTTTATCGCCCCACGCCGCAGCGCGGCGCGATCTTGATCGAAGCGGGCGCGTTTCCGTCCGACCGACATGCGGTGGAATCGCAACTGCGACTGCACGGGCTGGATCCGGCCACGCACCTGATCGAAGTGGACGCCGATGAACCGAATGGCACGTTATCGATGGCGGCGATTACCGATGCCATCGCACAGCACGGCCCGCGTCTTGCGTTGGTGCTGTGGCCAGGCGTCCAGTACCGCACTGGCCAAGCCTTCGATCTGGGCGAAATCGTGCGGCTGGCGCGTGCACAGGGCGCTGCGGTGGGCTTGGACCTGGCGCATGCGGTCGGCAATCTTCCCCTGACGCTGCACGACGATGGCGTCGATTTCGCGGTGTGGTGCCACTACAAATATCTCAACGCCGGTCCAGGTGCGGTGGGCGGCTGCTTTGTTCACCAACGCCACGCCCACAGCGATTTACCGCGCATGGCTGGCTGGTGGGGGCACGCGCAGCAAACGCGCTTCCGCATGGACCCGCAGTTCGTGCCCTCGCCTGGCGCCGAAGGCTGGCAGCTGAGCAATCCGCCGGTGCTGGCACTGGCTCCGTTGCGTGCGTCGTTGGAGCTGTTCGATCACGCCGGTATGGCCGCGCTACGCACCAAGTCCGAACAACTCACCGGCTACTTGGAACAGCTGATCCATGCACGCGTGCCGCAGGTGCTACAGATCGTGACGCCGGCCGAGCCTTCGCAGCGCGGCTGTCAATTGTCGTTGCGGGTGGCCGGTGGAGGCGCGCAGGGACGCTCGCTGTTCGAGTACCTGCACTCGGTCGGCGTACTCGGCGATTGGCGCGAACCGGACGTGATACGCATCGCTCCGGTGCCGCTGTACAACCGCTTCTGCGATCTGCACCAGTTCGTGGAGCACGTGGAAACCTGGGCCGCCGCCTGA
- a CDS encoding FAD-dependent oxidoreductase, which produces MNQVSPRSLTLIGAGLAGCLLAILLSRRGWQVTVYERRGDPRIKGYESGRSINLALAERGRHALRQAGAEDAVMAKAVMMRGRMVHPLVGEPQLQRYGRDDSEVIWSIHRAALNVALLNLAEQAGARVHFYRRLHTVDFDAGYARFIDDRDDQPHEIHFQSLIGSDGAGSALRAAMQRKAPLGERTEFLDHSYKELEIPPLPGGGFRIEGNALHIWPRRHYMCIALPNDGGTFTVTLFLPNAGEPSFATTRTSDEALALFACDFPDALPLIPQLKEHWEEHPPGLLGTLTLDRWHLHGRALLIGDAAHAMVPFHGQGMNCAFEDCVALAEQLDAHADLGSAFAAFEAARRDDAAAIQQMALENYLEMRDRVDDPQFLLQRALEQELQARWPTRFVPHYTMVTFLRTRYSIVLRRSDIQREILDEATRGHTDLSRIDWAALEAAVHARLEPLEGAH; this is translated from the coding sequence TTGAACCAAGTTTCTCCTCGTTCTTTGACACTGATCGGTGCCGGTTTGGCCGGTTGCCTGCTGGCCATTCTGCTGTCGCGTCGCGGCTGGCAGGTCACTGTCTACGAGCGCCGCGGCGATCCGCGCATCAAGGGCTACGAGTCCGGCCGCTCGATCAACCTGGCGTTGGCCGAACGTGGCCGCCACGCATTGCGCCAGGCTGGCGCCGAGGATGCGGTGATGGCCAAGGCAGTGATGATGCGCGGGCGCATGGTGCATCCGCTTGTGGGGGAGCCGCAGCTGCAGCGCTACGGGCGCGACGACAGCGAAGTGATCTGGTCGATCCACCGCGCCGCGTTGAATGTCGCCCTGCTCAATCTGGCCGAACAAGCCGGCGCACGCGTGCATTTCTATCGCCGCCTGCACACCGTGGATTTCGATGCCGGCTACGCGCGTTTCATCGATGACCGCGACGACCAGCCGCATGAAATCCATTTTCAGAGCCTGATCGGCAGCGATGGCGCCGGCTCGGCATTACGCGCGGCGATGCAACGCAAAGCGCCACTGGGCGAGCGCACCGAATTTCTCGACCACTCGTACAAAGAGCTGGAAATTCCGCCGCTGCCCGGCGGCGGTTTCCGCATCGAAGGCAATGCGCTGCACATCTGGCCACGCCGGCATTACATGTGCATCGCGTTGCCCAACGACGGCGGCACCTTCACCGTCACGCTGTTTCTGCCCAACGCCGGCGAGCCGAGCTTTGCCACCACGCGCACCAGCGATGAAGCGTTGGCATTGTTCGCGTGCGACTTCCCGGATGCATTGCCGCTGATCCCACAGCTCAAGGAACATTGGGAAGAACATCCGCCCGGGCTGCTCGGCACCCTGACGCTGGACCGCTGGCATCTGCACGGACGCGCCCTGCTGATTGGCGATGCCGCGCACGCGATGGTGCCCTTCCACGGCCAGGGCATGAATTGCGCGTTCGAAGATTGCGTGGCATTGGCAGAACAACTGGATGCGCACGCAGACCTCGGCAGCGCGTTTGCCGCGTTCGAAGCCGCACGTCGCGACGATGCGGCAGCCATCCAGCAGATGGCGCTGGAAAACTATCTGGAAATGCGCGACCGCGTCGATGATCCGCAATTCCTGTTGCAGCGCGCGCTCGAACAGGAATTGCAGGCACGCTGGCCCACGCGCTTTGTCCCGCATTACACGATGGTGACCTTTCTGCGCACGCGCTATTCGATTGTATTGAGGCGCAGCGATATCCAGCGCGAAATCCTGGACGAGGCGACGCGCGGGCACACCGATTTGTCGCGCATCGACTGGGCGGCGCTGGAAGCAGCCGTGCATGCGCGTCTGGAGCCGCTCGAAGGCGCGCATTGA
- a CDS encoding DUF2939 domain-containing protein, which yields MKKRWLLLPVIAVLLLGSYVVAGPYLAIRGISEALANRDATQLERHVDFPSLRVNLKAQLDDYLIRQAGSSMQSSLLGGFALQLASGISGAGMDTLVTPVGISALLQGHSVWNRVIGDTVSPDTYAAPAPARPLQGAEQRFESTRRFTATTRTATGAPVVFVLTRQGLDWRLTDIRLPLADTGNPPAP from the coding sequence ATGAAAAAGCGCTGGTTGCTATTACCTGTAATCGCCGTGCTGTTGCTGGGCAGTTATGTTGTTGCCGGGCCGTATCTGGCCATCCGCGGCATTAGCGAAGCGCTCGCCAATCGCGACGCTACACAGCTGGAACGCCACGTGGATTTCCCCAGCTTGCGGGTCAACCTCAAAGCGCAGCTGGACGATTATCTGATTCGCCAGGCCGGCAGCAGCATGCAATCGAGTTTGCTCGGCGGATTCGCATTGCAGCTTGCCAGTGGCATCAGCGGCGCGGGCATGGACACGCTGGTCACCCCAGTCGGCATCAGTGCGTTACTGCAAGGCCACAGCGTGTGGAATCGAGTCATCGGCGACACCGTCAGCCCGGATACCTATGCAGCCCCGGCACCCGCGCGGCCGCTGCAAGGTGCCGAACAGCGCTTCGAATCCACGCGCCGGTTCACCGCCACCACGCGTACCGCGACCGGGGCGCCAGTGGTGTTTGTGCTGACCCGGCAAGGCCTAGATTGGCGGCTGACCGATATCCGGTTGCCGCTGGCAGATACCGGCAATCCGCCCGCACCGTAA